A region from the Thermogemmatispora onikobensis genome encodes:
- a CDS encoding single-stranded DNA-binding protein — MLNKIMLIGNLGRNPEMSYTDNGTAVTRFSLAVSRTYKTPSGEKREETEWFNVVAWRSLAERCYQYLRKGSKVYVEGRVAQRKYTDKNGVERTAFDVIASDLRFLSPKPQEADVSDEFPTDSGDFLEDLDDSQPF; from the coding sequence ATGCTGAACAAAATCATGCTGATCGGCAACCTGGGCCGTAACCCGGAAATGTCCTACACCGATAATGGGACAGCTGTCACTCGCTTTTCGCTGGCAGTCAGCCGTACCTACAAGACCCCCAGCGGCGAGAAGCGCGAGGAAACTGAATGGTTCAATGTGGTCGCCTGGCGCTCGCTGGCCGAGCGCTGCTATCAGTACCTGCGCAAGGGCAGCAAGGTCTATGTGGAAGGGCGAGTCGCACAGCGCAAGTATACCGATAAGAACGGTGTCGAACGCACCGCCTTCGATGTGATCGCCAGCGATCTGCGCTTCCTCTCGCCTAAGCCACAAGAGGCCGATGTCTCGGACGAGTTCCCAACCGACAGCGGTGATTTCCTTGAAGATTTGGACGATTCTCAGCCCTTCTAA
- the recJ gene encoding single-stranded-DNA-specific exonuclease RecJ, with translation MESERVSRLGWRVCELLSASQFRRFRAAGIEPLHAQLLYNRGLRTPEEMKAFLEARYEQTPDPLTLIDLPRALERIRRALLAGEHITVYGDFDADGVTATALLMRALRRLKRAEAPLDYYIPSRIDEGCGLNVGALDWLKRQGTSLMITTDCASSDVAQVRYAHEVLGIDVIITDHHRPPDELPAAYALVNPWRPDSTYPERVLCGVGVAFKLVQALYRSFDLPREEELALLDLVAIGTIADVAELLGENHTLVRLGLERLNQTRCPGLLALMKSAGLQPGQVRERDVAFVLGPRLNAAGRMEDARLACELLMTDDPAEAQTYAARLEHLNHLRQAQTEELMSLAREEAARRPDDAVVLVSGDNWPEGIIGLVASKLAEEVRRPVLVLSRGKDFSRGSARSREGFNMIAALRGCAHLFERYGGHAQAAGFTIANHYVEALHQHLLNWHDGQSNGSGLESALLPSETRAPLAEQESTPPPPAHSLMVDLVLRRPEYFQYQTYSRIRQLGPFGAANPEPVFKAEKMRLLNYWSSGPAGRNLRVRLGIGNLQVMGTFVRGATHMSALNGASHVDVIFRIEPAWSPQEGESTREITLKILAITPSPST, from the coding sequence GTGGAGTCGGAGAGAGTATCACGCCTCGGCTGGCGTGTCTGTGAGCTGTTAAGTGCCAGTCAGTTCCGTCGTTTCCGGGCGGCGGGCATCGAACCCCTGCATGCCCAATTGCTTTACAACCGGGGTCTGCGCACGCCAGAGGAGATGAAGGCTTTCCTGGAGGCACGGTATGAGCAGACGCCTGATCCTCTGACGCTGATCGACCTTCCGCGCGCTCTGGAGCGCATTCGCCGCGCACTGCTGGCAGGCGAGCACATCACGGTCTATGGCGACTTCGACGCCGATGGGGTGACTGCCACCGCGCTCTTGATGCGGGCCTTGCGCCGGCTGAAGCGTGCTGAGGCTCCCCTCGACTACTACATTCCGTCACGGATCGATGAGGGCTGCGGCCTCAATGTTGGCGCTCTCGACTGGCTCAAGCGTCAGGGAACGTCGTTGATGATTACGACCGATTGCGCCAGCTCCGACGTGGCTCAGGTGCGCTATGCCCACGAGGTTCTCGGCATCGATGTGATTATTACCGATCATCATCGCCCCCCGGATGAGCTGCCAGCAGCCTATGCCCTGGTGAACCCCTGGCGTCCTGACTCGACGTATCCCGAACGTGTGCTTTGTGGAGTCGGAGTGGCCTTTAAGCTGGTGCAGGCGCTCTACCGCTCCTTTGATCTGCCACGCGAGGAGGAGCTGGCCTTGCTCGATCTGGTGGCCATCGGCACGATCGCCGACGTGGCCGAGCTGCTCGGCGAGAATCATACGCTGGTACGGCTGGGACTGGAGCGTCTCAATCAGACGAGGTGTCCAGGCTTGCTGGCACTGATGAAAAGCGCCGGGCTGCAGCCTGGCCAGGTCCGCGAGCGCGACGTTGCCTTTGTCCTGGGGCCACGCCTCAACGCCGCTGGACGCATGGAAGATGCCCGTCTGGCCTGCGAACTGCTGATGACGGACGACCCGGCTGAGGCTCAGACCTACGCCGCCCGCCTGGAGCACCTGAATCACCTGCGCCAGGCTCAGACTGAGGAGCTGATGAGTCTGGCGCGCGAGGAGGCAGCGCGCCGCCCGGATGACGCTGTGGTCCTGGTCAGCGGCGACAACTGGCCCGAAGGAATCATTGGTCTGGTCGCCAGCAAGCTGGCTGAGGAGGTTCGCCGCCCTGTGCTGGTCCTGAGTCGCGGCAAGGACTTCAGCCGTGGCTCGGCCAGAAGTCGCGAGGGTTTCAATATGATTGCAGCCTTGCGCGGCTGCGCCCATCTCTTCGAGCGCTACGGCGGTCATGCTCAGGCCGCTGGCTTTACGATCGCCAACCACTATGTGGAAGCCCTCCACCAGCACCTGCTGAACTGGCACGATGGCCAGAGCAACGGCAGCGGCCTGGAGTCGGCCCTGCTACCGAGCGAGACCAGGGCCCCCCTCGCCGAGCAGGAGAGCACGCCCCCACCCCCTGCCCATAGCCTCATGGTCGATCTGGTGCTGCGCCGCCCCGAATATTTCCAGTACCAAACCTATAGCCGCATTCGCCAGCTTGGCCCCTTCGGAGCCGCTAATCCTGAGCCGGTCTTCAAAGCCGAGAAGATGCGCCTGCTCAACTACTGGAGCAGTGGGCCGGCAGGACGCAACTTGCGGGTGCGCCTCGGCATCGGCAATCTGCAGGTCATGGGAACTTTCGTGCGTGGAGCTACCCACATGAGCGCTCTCAACGGCGCATCACACGTCGACGTGATTTTCCGCATCGAACCAGCCTGGAGTCCCCAGGAGGGCGAGAGCACGCGCGAGATCACGCTCAAGATTCTTGCTATCACACCCTCGCCCTCAACCTGA
- a CDS encoding TrmH family RNA methyltransferase, translating into MPVISSPLNPRIARLRELHTPRGRKKHGLFLMEGPHLLKELLDRAVTPLEVYYQPDLLARTAEGQALLKRLLKGEVAERALVQVSVRVIEALGEVQTSQGVVAVLPLAAFSYEEVAARRSPALRPTLLILDRLADPGNLGTILRTALAADVAAVLLTPGCVDAFSPKVVRAAAGAHLALPLAEEQPWDEIARRVREHCGPQLRLFLAEAGAPQLYYEQDLSQPFALIIGNEAHGPSEAARALATSSVSIPLANGVESLNAAMATGILLYEAVRQQRQGGSHRRK; encoded by the coding sequence ATGCCGGTCATTAGCAGCCCGCTGAATCCCCGTATTGCTCGCCTGCGTGAGCTACACACACCGCGTGGACGTAAGAAGCATGGCCTCTTTCTCATGGAAGGGCCGCATTTACTCAAAGAGCTGCTTGACCGGGCCGTGACGCCGCTCGAAGTCTACTATCAGCCCGACCTGCTGGCGCGTACGGCTGAGGGGCAGGCCCTGTTAAAGCGGCTATTGAAGGGGGAGGTGGCGGAGCGGGCGCTGGTGCAGGTCAGTGTGCGTGTCATTGAGGCTTTAGGCGAGGTGCAGACCTCCCAGGGGGTTGTGGCCGTGCTGCCGCTTGCGGCCTTCAGCTATGAAGAGGTGGCGGCGCGCCGGTCTCCGGCTTTACGCCCCACGCTGCTGATTCTCGATCGGCTGGCCGACCCGGGCAACCTTGGGACAATCCTGCGCACAGCCCTGGCGGCAGATGTGGCGGCGGTCCTGTTGACGCCAGGCTGTGTGGACGCCTTTAGTCCCAAGGTCGTGCGGGCGGCAGCTGGGGCCCATCTGGCCTTGCCGCTCGCAGAGGAACAGCCCTGGGACGAGATTGCGAGGCGGGTGAGAGAGCACTGTGGTCCCCAGCTGCGTCTCTTTCTGGCTGAGGCTGGGGCGCCGCAACTCTATTATGAGCAGGATCTGTCTCAGCCGTTCGCCCTCATCATTGGCAACGAGGCCCACGGTCCTTCAGAGGCAGCTCGCGCCCTGGCGACCAGTTCTGTGAGTATCCCTCTTGCCAACGGGGTTGAGTCGCTCAATGCGGCGATGGCGACTGGCATCTTGCTCTACGAAGCCGTGCGCCAGCAACGCCAGGGGGGCTCTCATCGCAGAAAGTGA
- a CDS encoding peptidylprolyl isomerase: MTSQTAREPQNQRSTRASRPEKAKSRRYVRQTALVAARRDGKPLIFGWGSHLSQSEKNRIRVRATWALTVLILLTIVGVLIGFWININVIVPSLPITSVNGHDIPQSEYHKLVVLQTQLEINKLYGPNGLFAQRTNLEKQIAQQQQAMNNASKQIDDLNKQLSKLPAGSSPQRTQLTKELNAAKQAYANAQSQHDKLQSQLNDLTQNTIPFEQQGPFTQSQIGNDSATWLQDDELIREWLQTQPASIRARIEPTAAQVERALNDLKANMPKSGQYARSYQQMLSQDSVTDADMHEMMALKLRRDNMQNYLASQITSPTYQVLARTITLSTKADAQKILDQLKKGADFATLARQKSVDTTTNTKGGYLGWLARGQYAHQEGQAYIDNWLFDPARTVNEISPIIMENGSYHIVQILGIDPSRALDKSTLQTLKDNALSNWSLEIRALPTTHITPADQNRLFDPINMPTELPVSGPSQNGSGLTAPSQ, from the coding sequence ATGACGAGTCAAACAGCGCGTGAACCCCAAAACCAGCGGTCAACGCGAGCAAGCCGCCCGGAGAAGGCCAAGTCCAGGCGCTATGTCCGCCAGACTGCCCTTGTGGCGGCCCGACGAGATGGCAAACCCCTGATCTTCGGCTGGGGTAGCCACCTCTCTCAGAGCGAGAAAAACCGTATCCGCGTTCGGGCTACCTGGGCTCTCACGGTCCTTATCTTGCTCACCATCGTCGGCGTTCTCATCGGTTTCTGGATCAACATCAACGTGATCGTGCCAAGCTTGCCGATTACCTCGGTCAATGGCCACGACATCCCCCAGTCCGAGTACCACAAGCTGGTGGTCCTGCAGACACAGTTGGAGATCAATAAGCTCTACGGACCAAATGGCCTCTTCGCCCAGCGCACCAATCTCGAAAAGCAGATCGCTCAGCAACAGCAGGCGATGAATAACGCTTCCAAGCAGATCGACGATCTCAATAAGCAACTCAGTAAGTTACCCGCTGGCTCCAGTCCCCAGCGCACTCAGCTGACCAAGGAGCTGAACGCGGCCAAGCAGGCTTACGCTAACGCTCAGTCCCAGCACGATAAGCTGCAATCCCAGCTGAACGATCTGACCCAAAATACCATTCCTTTCGAGCAGCAAGGTCCTTTCACTCAGTCCCAGATCGGTAACGATAGCGCGACCTGGCTCCAGGATGATGAGCTGATCCGCGAGTGGCTTCAAACACAGCCCGCCTCGATCCGCGCCCGCATCGAGCCGACCGCCGCTCAGGTCGAGCGTGCCCTTAACGATCTGAAGGCCAATATGCCGAAATCAGGCCAGTACGCGCGCAGCTATCAGCAGATGCTCTCTCAGGACAGCGTCACTGATGCCGATATGCATGAGATGATGGCGCTAAAGCTGCGCCGCGACAATATGCAGAATTATCTGGCTTCGCAGATTACGTCGCCGACATACCAGGTGCTGGCCCGTACCATAACGCTCAGTACTAAGGCCGATGCCCAGAAGATCCTGGATCAGCTGAAGAAGGGCGCCGATTTCGCTACTCTGGCTCGCCAGAAGTCGGTCGATACGACGACCAATACGAAGGGCGGTTACCTCGGCTGGCTGGCCCGCGGCCAGTATGCCCATCAGGAGGGCCAAGCCTACATCGATAACTGGCTCTTCGACCCCGCCCGGACTGTCAATGAGATCAGCCCCATCATTATGGAGAATGGCTCTTACCATATCGTCCAGATCCTCGGGATCGATCCTTCCCGTGCCTTGGATAAGAGCACCCTTCAGACCCTGAAGGACAACGCTCTCTCGAACTGGTCCCTTGAGATCCGGGCCTTGCCAACAACCCATATCACACCCGCCGATCAGAACCGGCTCTTTGATCCAATCAATATGCCGACTGAGCTGCCTGTGAGCGGTCCTTCCCAGAACGGCAGCGGCTTGACGGCACCGAGCCAGTAG
- a CDS encoding methyl-accepting chemotaxis protein, which translates to MPIFLRLFLAFALAAIIPAIVIIVLGTFFLNTLTVHGQAMQVANQATTVSMQAMSDLERMNALLGQYHSTLYANEGPYGLNNSAMTRMATSAETEILDLEHSFGNELSTYQQNFMLGSSPNMDSVRRSLPGDINTLVANQAQIFHMASQQWSDYKQAQDAELTALKANLPHGQTHSLLEQANTRYASLLKSWQQLVTTTQTISNEVTTIGSNQIGMITLGTVIAILATAMVVITIGYIINLTITRPLRQLANLTKRISKGDTTARVKINSRDEIYIVANSMNNMLDNIVRLIQETQAQRDNLQAQVEKLVSEVSGVGEGDLRVQAEVTADALGVLADSFNYMVEELGNLVIRVKTVAREVEQTTSQLIDGMTQLVEEDDMQIRQISEAAVEVEQMAEASRRVAERAQLLHNVAVEARKDAQGGREAVEMAVAGMGRIHENVQATAKKVQVLGDRSREINNIVEAISSIAHQTNRLALDAAIQAAMAGEHGKGFGAVAADIRRLAERAKEQASNVTRIVRSVREDIGAVAVAMQDTERETEAGARLTQEAGSALETVFAVIEQQAHEIETINQMANQQLESSSSVVQIMHSVSEATQRSSTTTRESAQAMGRLARLVERLRASVEAFKLNEDQSYLSTTGFTDALTIQDGAEGQQSLSGAFRTVTATAQAQPTPTPAGIYNALPPARQPGASPSPEGFSSFQPLSPSPSPTSNSEWSQPLPSMPAGGGGPQSGWPYSPPATGFPPTPGPKAAPFEQSPYDPWNPGTSNGSGRP; encoded by the coding sequence ATGCCTATTTTCCTCCGGCTCTTCCTGGCCTTCGCGCTGGCTGCGATCATTCCCGCCATCGTGATTATTGTGCTGGGAACCTTCTTTTTGAATACCCTGACCGTCCACGGCCAGGCCATGCAGGTAGCCAACCAGGCGACGACGGTCTCCATGCAGGCCATGTCTGACCTTGAGCGCATGAATGCGCTGCTGGGCCAGTACCACTCAACGCTCTATGCCAACGAGGGTCCCTACGGCCTCAACAATAGCGCCATGACCCGCATGGCCACCTCTGCCGAGACCGAGATCCTCGACCTGGAGCATAGCTTCGGCAACGAGTTGAGCACCTACCAGCAGAATTTCATGTTGGGGTCGTCTCCTAACATGGACAGCGTGCGCCGGAGCCTCCCGGGAGATATCAATACCCTGGTCGCCAACCAGGCCCAGATCTTCCACATGGCCAGTCAGCAATGGTCGGATTATAAGCAGGCCCAGGACGCCGAGCTGACAGCGCTGAAAGCCAATCTCCCGCACGGCCAGACCCACAGCCTCCTCGAACAGGCCAACACCAGGTACGCCTCGCTCCTCAAAAGCTGGCAGCAGCTTGTGACCACCACCCAAACGATCAGCAATGAGGTGACCACCATCGGCTCTAATCAGATTGGGATGATCACCCTGGGAACGGTCATCGCTATCCTGGCCACGGCTATGGTGGTGATCACCATCGGCTATATCATTAACCTGACAATCACCCGCCCCCTGCGCCAGCTCGCCAACCTGACCAAGCGCATCAGCAAGGGCGATACCACGGCCCGCGTCAAGATTAATAGCCGCGATGAGATCTACATTGTGGCGAATTCGATGAACAACATGCTCGATAACATCGTGCGCTTGATCCAGGAGACCCAGGCCCAACGCGATAACCTGCAAGCCCAGGTGGAGAAGCTGGTGAGCGAGGTCAGTGGCGTCGGTGAGGGCGACCTGCGCGTGCAGGCCGAGGTGACGGCTGATGCCCTCGGCGTGCTCGCGGACTCCTTTAACTACATGGTCGAGGAGCTGGGGAATCTGGTGATCCGCGTGAAGACGGTGGCCCGCGAGGTGGAGCAGACGACAAGCCAGCTGATCGATGGCATGACCCAACTAGTGGAAGAGGATGATATGCAGATCCGCCAGATCAGCGAGGCTGCGGTCGAGGTCGAGCAGATGGCCGAGGCCAGCCGCCGCGTGGCTGAGCGCGCCCAGCTGCTCCACAACGTCGCCGTGGAGGCGCGCAAAGATGCCCAAGGGGGCCGTGAGGCAGTGGAGATGGCCGTCGCTGGGATGGGCCGCATTCACGAGAACGTGCAGGCGACCGCTAAGAAGGTCCAGGTGCTCGGCGATCGCTCGCGCGAGATCAACAATATCGTGGAGGCGATCTCCAGCATCGCCCATCAGACCAACCGTCTGGCGCTCGACGCCGCTATCCAGGCCGCAATGGCCGGCGAGCACGGCAAAGGCTTCGGAGCCGTCGCCGCCGATATCCGCCGCCTGGCCGAGCGCGCTAAAGAGCAGGCCAGCAATGTAACACGCATCGTCCGCAGCGTCCGCGAAGACATCGGGGCGGTGGCTGTGGCCATGCAGGATACAGAGCGCGAGACGGAGGCCGGAGCACGCCTGACTCAGGAGGCCGGCAGCGCTCTGGAGACAGTCTTTGCGGTGATCGAGCAACAGGCCCACGAAATCGAAACGATTAACCAGATGGCGAATCAGCAGCTGGAGTCTTCTAGCTCCGTGGTGCAGATCATGCACAGTGTCTCGGAGGCAACCCAGCGCAGCAGCACGACAACACGCGAGTCCGCCCAGGCTATGGGACGCCTGGCTCGCCTGGTCGAGCGCCTGCGTGCTTCGGTGGAGGCGTTCAAGCTGAATGAGGACCAGAGCTACCTGTCTACTACAGGCTTTACCGATGCGCTGACGATCCAGGACGGCGCAGAGGGCCAGCAGTCTCTGAGCGGCGCTTTCCGTACAGTCACGGCCACCGCTCAGGCTCAGCCAACGCCAACCCCCGCCGGGATCTATAATGCTCTCCCCCCGGCCCGCCAGCCAGGCGCCAGCCCGAGCCCCGAGGGCTTTTCATCCTTCCAGCCGCTCTCGCCCTCTCCCTCCCCCACGAGCAATAGCGAGTGGAGCCAGCCGCTGCCTTCGATGCCAGCCGGAGGCGGTGGCCCGCAGTCAGGCTGGCCTTACTCGCCGCCAGCAACGGGCTTCCCTCCGACCCCAGGCCCCAAGGCCGCCCCCTTCGAGCAGTCGCCGTACGACCCCTGGAACCCCGGGACCAGCAACGGCAGCGGTCGCCCATAA
- the rpmI gene encoding 50S ribosomal protein L35 yields the protein MKQKLKTHKAISKRVKITATGKLLRRKVAISHLRRNKSSRSVRAADKAFALARGDARRVRRLLPYAGR from the coding sequence ATGAAGCAGAAACTGAAGACGCACAAGGCCATCTCTAAGCGCGTTAAGATCACGGCTACTGGTAAGCTTTTGCGCCGCAAGGTTGCGATTAGTCACCTGCGCCGTAACAAGTCTTCTCGCTCGGTTCGTGCTGCTGACAAGGCTTTTGCCCTGGCCCGGGGTGATGCTCGTCGCGTTCGGCGCCTGCTCCCCTATGCCGGTCGGTAG
- the rpsF gene encoding 30S ribosomal protein S6, producing the protein MRRDYELGFILHPEVSEERTRTILERIEQIVTAHDGQVVRVNYWGRRRLAYPIEHQRDGIYIFVDMSVSAETLPELDRTLKVSEEVLRHLIKRRDPRVVQKEREAYAAASAAGAAPAPAPASVASEELAGASAEAEATAGSTSEAGAEAPADASEAATQSSEESSESQSSESAVGEQEAPAVSHEEMESAPPALDEQPAPASEAEQA; encoded by the coding sequence GTGAGGAGAGACTACGAGCTTGGCTTTATTCTCCATCCCGAAGTCAGTGAAGAGCGAACACGTACTATTCTTGAACGGATCGAGCAGATCGTCACCGCGCATGACGGCCAGGTTGTCAGGGTGAACTACTGGGGGCGGCGACGGTTGGCCTACCCCATCGAGCATCAACGCGATGGCATCTATATCTTTGTTGATATGAGTGTCTCCGCTGAGACCCTCCCGGAACTGGACCGCACCCTCAAGGTATCAGAGGAGGTGCTGCGGCATCTGATCAAACGACGCGATCCGCGGGTGGTACAGAAGGAGCGCGAGGCCTACGCCGCCGCCAGCGCCGCCGGAGCTGCCCCGGCCCCGGCCCCTGCCAGCGTCGCGAGCGAAGAGCTTGCCGGCGCCAGCGCGGAGGCCGAGGCCACAGCAGGCAGCACCTCCGAAGCGGGAGCCGAGGCTCCTGCCGACGCCTCTGAAGCAGCTACCCAGTCATCAGAAGAATCTTCGGAATCACAGTCATCAGAATCAGCAGTAGGAGAGCAAGAGGCGCCCGCCGTCTCGCATGAGGAGATGGAGAGTGCCCCTCCCGCCCTCGATGAGCAGCCAGCCCCAGCCTCCGAGGCTGAGCAAGCCTAG
- the hemW gene encoding radical SAM family heme chaperone HemW, with the protein MSASLCSAPDTVLFDEPLSSLLESVSLYLHIPFCHTRCYYCDFNTYAGLLSLREPYVRALQTEIELAGEMVRPVSGGPRRARTIYFGGGTPSLLSAEQIRRLLAACRAAFAVDPAAEISLEANPGTLSSEHLQALRAAGVNRLSLGAQSFDPHLLKLLGRTHSPEDVKQAVRAARSAGFASLNLDLMFGLPEQTMAHWRETLLRALELEPDHLSLYSLIVEEGTPFFTWVEEGRLAPADEDLCAEMYEYADALLQEAGYANYEISNWARPGHECRHNLTYWLNLPYLGLGAGAHSCFAGRRFSNVREPRQYMRLLASRQRPEAESETLSLEEQMAETAFLALRTARGLHLPSFRERFGLDFWQFAGQRLRHVSEAGLLEYDDGTWLRLSKRGRLLGNEVFLCLLPDED; encoded by the coding sequence ATGTCAGCTTCTCTCTGCAGCGCTCCAGATACGGTACTCTTCGACGAACCGCTCTCTTCTTTGCTGGAGAGCGTTTCACTTTACCTGCATATCCCTTTCTGCCATACGCGCTGCTACTATTGCGATTTTAATACGTATGCAGGTCTGCTGTCGCTTCGTGAGCCATACGTGCGCGCCTTACAAACCGAGATTGAGCTGGCAGGCGAGATGGTCCGCCCAGTCTCAGGCGGCCCGCGCCGCGCCCGAACAATCTACTTCGGTGGAGGCACTCCCAGCCTCTTGAGCGCTGAGCAGATTCGCCGATTGCTCGCTGCCTGCCGGGCGGCTTTTGCCGTTGATCCGGCGGCAGAAATCTCGCTGGAGGCTAACCCAGGCACACTTTCCAGCGAGCACCTGCAGGCCCTGCGCGCAGCAGGGGTCAACCGCCTGAGTTTGGGGGCGCAAAGCTTCGACCCTCACCTGCTGAAGCTGCTTGGGCGCACCCACTCTCCAGAGGATGTGAAGCAGGCCGTACGAGCAGCCCGCTCCGCTGGCTTCGCTTCGCTGAATCTCGATCTGATGTTCGGTCTGCCAGAGCAGACGATGGCTCACTGGCGCGAGACCCTGCTGCGGGCGCTGGAGCTGGAACCCGATCATCTGTCACTCTATTCGCTGATCGTGGAGGAGGGAACGCCCTTCTTTACCTGGGTAGAGGAGGGACGGCTGGCCCCTGCCGATGAGGATCTCTGCGCTGAGATGTATGAGTATGCCGACGCGCTGCTGCAGGAGGCGGGCTATGCGAACTACGAGATTTCGAACTGGGCTCGTCCCGGTCACGAGTGCCGTCACAATCTGACGTATTGGCTCAATCTCCCTTACCTGGGCCTGGGCGCCGGCGCCCATTCTTGCTTTGCCGGACGCCGTTTTTCGAATGTGCGCGAGCCACGCCAGTATATGCGCCTCCTCGCTTCCCGTCAGCGCCCCGAGGCGGAGAGCGAAACGCTCTCCCTTGAGGAGCAGATGGCCGAAACAGCCTTTTTGGCCCTGCGCACCGCTCGCGGTCTCCATCTCCCTTCTTTTCGCGAGCGCTTCGGCCTGGACTTTTGGCAGTTTGCCGGGCAGCGCCTGCGCCATGTCTCTGAGGCCGGCTTGTTGGAGTACGACGATGGGACCTGGCTCCGCCTGAGCAAACGTGGGCGCCTGCTAGGCAACGAGGTCTTTCTGTGCCTGCTTCCCGACGAAGATTAG
- the rplT gene encoding 50S ribosomal protein L20: protein MPRVKRGVTARQKHKKVLKFVEGHRGTRRRLIKKARESMMHALSYAYRDRRNRKRDMRRLWITRINAAARMFGVTYSQLMHAIRVANISVDRKILAEMAVNDRPAFAELVKTALAAAQSQDQPQTQA from the coding sequence ATGCCAAGAGTGAAGCGAGGCGTTACGGCGCGTCAGAAGCATAAAAAGGTATTGAAGTTTGTGGAGGGCCATCGTGGCACACGCCGCCGTCTGATCAAGAAGGCGCGTGAATCCATGATGCATGCCCTGTCCTATGCCTATCGTGATCGACGCAACCGCAAGCGTGATATGCGTCGGCTCTGGATCACACGCATCAACGCTGCCGCTCGCATGTTCGGCGTGACCTACAGCCAGTTGATGCATGCGATTCGTGTAGCCAATATCAGCGTTGATCGTAAGATTCTGGCTGAGATGGCGGTCAACGATCGGCCTGCCTTCGCTGAACTGGTGAAGACAGCCCTGGCTGCAGCCCAGAGTCAGGATCAGCCTCAAACGCAGGCATAA
- a CDS encoding Glu/Leu/Phe/Val family dehydrogenase translates to MAVDILNPYEVAVAQFDEAAEILGLSQAMRAILRKPKRELIVNFPVRMDNGDVQMFTGYRVQHNINRGPAKGGIRFSPEVSLDEVRALAMWMTWKCAVVGIPFGGAKGGVVCDPHKLSRNELERLTRRYATEISILIGPNSDIPAPDMNTNPQIMAWIMDTYSMHRGYSVPEVVTGKPLSIGGSEGRLEATARGVQVVTREALLSLGMQVEGARVVIQGFGNVGGNSARLLQSLGCKIVGLSDISGGVYNPNGIDVMRALRYSQEHGGLRGLPDSEQVTNQELLELPCDVLIPAALENQLTAQNAPRVKAGLIIEAANGPTTPEADRIFQDRGITVVPDILANAGGVTVSYFEWVQDLQRFFWSEDEINQRLERIMVRSFQAVQDRAERQRTSLRMGAYLLAVARVAEATEARGIYP, encoded by the coding sequence ATGGCTGTTGACATCCTCAACCCTTATGAAGTAGCGGTTGCTCAATTTGACGAAGCCGCCGAGATCCTTGGCCTCTCGCAGGCCATGCGGGCCATTCTGCGCAAGCCCAAACGAGAACTCATTGTCAATTTTCCCGTGCGGATGGATAACGGTGACGTCCAGATGTTCACCGGCTACCGTGTTCAGCACAATATCAATCGTGGTCCCGCGAAAGGCGGTATTCGCTTCAGTCCCGAGGTCTCCCTGGATGAAGTGCGAGCTTTGGCCATGTGGATGACCTGGAAGTGTGCGGTGGTGGGCATCCCCTTTGGCGGCGCCAAGGGGGGGGTCGTCTGTGATCCACATAAGCTCTCGCGCAACGAGCTAGAGCGGCTCACGAGGCGCTACGCAACCGAAATCTCCATTCTGATTGGCCCCAATAGCGATATCCCGGCCCCCGACATGAACACGAATCCCCAGATTATGGCCTGGATCATGGATACCTATTCCATGCATCGCGGCTATTCGGTTCCCGAGGTCGTGACGGGGAAGCCGCTCTCGATCGGGGGGAGCGAGGGGCGCCTGGAAGCGACGGCGCGCGGTGTGCAGGTTGTGACGCGCGAGGCCCTGCTGAGTCTGGGCATGCAGGTAGAAGGAGCCAGGGTAGTCATCCAGGGCTTTGGCAACGTGGGAGGCAATTCGGCCCGCCTGCTGCAGTCCCTCGGCTGCAAGATTGTCGGCCTGAGCGACATCAGCGGTGGCGTTTATAATCCCAACGGCATTGATGTCATGCGCGCGCTACGCTACTCACAGGAACATGGTGGCCTGCGTGGTCTGCCCGACAGTGAGCAAGTGACCAATCAAGAGCTGTTGGAATTGCCCTGTGATGTACTGATCCCGGCTGCCCTGGAGAATCAACTGACGGCCCAGAACGCGCCGCGTGTCAAAGCGGGTCTGATCATTGAAGCCGCCAATGGTCCAACGACGCCCGAGGCCGACCGCATCTTCCAGGATCGGGGTATCACGGTGGTGCCTGACATCCTGGCCAATGCTGGAGGCGTAACGGTCAGCTATTTCGAATGGGTCCAGGATTTGCAGCGCTTCTTCTGGTCGGAGGACGAGATCAATCAACGCCTGGAGCGGATCATGGTGCGTTCGTTCCAGGCAGTGCAAGACCGGGCTGAGCGTCAGCGCACCAGCCTGCGCATGGGGGCTTACCTGCTGGCTGTGGCGCGTGTCGCCGAGGCCACCGAAGCGCGTGGTATCTATCCCTGA